The segment ATCAGTGAAGAGGGAGGTGATGAAGAGATTATTCCATACTCCACTATCCGCTATAGAAAACCACATTTCAGTCGAGCACACAGGGATTACAAGAAACACCCACCCACATATTGAAAGTGAATAGACAAGGATACCCCTGGCATCTTTCATACCATAACGATCATTCATATGGAAAGGGTTAGTAATTGGGAAATTAGGGAAATAAAATTCATGCCTTAAGCCAGAACTCATGGGGTAGAAGATCAAGTAACCACAAGTTAATCCAACATAAACCCCGCCATCAAAATGGGGGAGAATGGTTTTGAACTGTCTTAATTCCTTCAAAGTCTTCTAAATGGCAGATTTTCTTACAACCATGCCACGTGATACACATCTTCAtgggtggtttggacgccataaACATGTTCCTGTTACAGATTGCAAGTGACCTCCATGACTTGCAAACTCCACCGAATGAAAGATAATCAACAACTCCTTACTCCTAGTTAGTTTCATCATAACTAAATAGAGCATATGATGATTAAGATCTGACCAGGGTACTCCCGCATCACCATTGTCACAAGTCTTGAATCTCTTCATGGTAGATGATGCATCATCATCACGATTCTGGTTTTTTCTAGACGCCATACTTCTTGTCCTAGCTAGCCCTTCATTCAATTGCAAAAGAAGATTAAATAGTTGAGAGCTTGGTAAATACAGATTCGCCAAAAGATACAAAACATGTTTAATGATGTACCTGGTCGAAACTGATGATTGAGAAGCTTAAGCACCTGACGACTAATTCAAGATTTGTCACCAACGTTGAGATTTTTGCGATCACCGTATTTCATATATAGGTTAATAATGGGCCACGGCCTCACAAAATGGTTGAGCTTTAGTGCAATTACGATGATATGTATTTTATTATTTTGGGCCTCAAATTAAAGATATTTCTATACTTGTGTTTCGATAATATGAAAAGCTTCAAGTGCTATGTAATATCTACCTTATAATGGGGTTTAATGCTAGCTACAAGGTTTTATCATTTCAATTAGAAAAACTCAAAATAATTGCAAATTAgacatttttatatatataatgaattACCCGTTGACATCATATGCGGACAATGATACTGTATAAAAATATCACGTTATCATAATTCAAATCTAAGAGGTTACAGATTGCTATAATGGATGTACTGGTTAATATAATGCCCTAAATATCACCATATATTTCTTTTTTTCTCTCAATCTTCCCTCACCCATATATTATTCCCTAAATTAACCTGATTCAGTATCTCAAATTGTTTTACTTTGTGCTGCAATTAATTTCCTTCTGCTAGAAATGGATGATACATCATTCACCCTTCATGAGATTTCAAAACACAAACATAAAAAAATCTTAAAATCCAACTTCAAATCAATAACTTTTATCATTTCCCAAATCAATAGCAACAAACACAATTCCAAATCAAAAATcccaaaaaccaaacaaaattaaTGCATGCAAATCCAAAACTGGTGGTTTCCACAAACAAGAATTCTACTGCTAACACATCTATCAATCATCTACACGATCAATATTCAAACATTCATGAGGGAAGTACCACATGTGCGTAgtaaaagaatttggtctctctgCTACCATCAGTTTCAGCTTATCTCCTGCGTTGTGACCTAATAACAGACATTGCCCACCACTCCCCCAAAACAATGATGTCACAGCAACACCATGCTTCAGGTTGCTAAGAAAAGACGCATTTTCTCCAACTGTCTTTTCACGTGTCACCCATTTCATTTCATCAAAATCTAGTTCTTGAAACCTATAGATATCATTTGGATTATCCTTTGGTCGAAGGCAATCCATCACATAGAAATTCTCACCTGAACTTACAACCTCCATCTCATGAAATCGGGGGGACTTCAAAGAATTCTTGGTTTCAACCAAAGTCAACTCAGGCTCAGGGTTAAGTCTCAGTTCATGTAGTTCGTGTGAATTACTACTGCGGTTGAAGTTTAGGGTATATATCATCCCCTTGAAAGCACGTAAATCAGTGAAGGATAAATCTGTGAAACAGGCAGAATCCCAATCTCCTTCACCCGCTACAGAAAACCATATTTTACTCCAGAACTTACGTATTACAAGAAACACCCACCGATGTAGTGAACGTGAAAAGACAAGAATACCCTTGACATCTAGCTCACTAGGGTAGTTGAACTCAGTGGGGAAATCAGGGAAATGAAGTTGGTGCCTTGTGATAGGGTTCACAAGCCAGAATTCACGGCTTGTTCTTGCGAAGAAGATCAAGTAACCAGAAGTTAATCCAACACAGACCCCACCAGCAAAACGGGGAAGAATGGTTttgaactttttaccttcaaagtcTTCTAAATAGCAGGGTTTCTTATAAGAACGCCAAGTCACATGCAAGGTCATGGGTTGTTTGGAATCCATAAATGGTTTCTTGTTAGAGATTGCAAATGATCTCCATGACTTACAAACTCCCCTGAATGAAAGATAATCAAAAAATCCCAGTTGCATCATCACTACAAAAAGCAGCTGATGGTTAAGATCTGACCAATGTCCCCAACCACCATTGCCACAAGTCTTAACTCTCTTCTCGCTGGATGCATCATCATGATTCTGATTTCTAGTCGTCTTTTTTGGCTTATTCATTCCTACATTTACAAAAAGAAAATTGTTCAGAGATCTTATTAAATGAAAAATTCACAAAACGTCCAGAAGCAGTTGTAAACAGGGCCAAGCATTCATGTATATGAAGAGTACAGACACTAC is part of the Lactuca sativa cultivar Salinas chromosome 7, Lsat_Salinas_v11, whole genome shotgun sequence genome and harbors:
- the LOC111912855 gene encoding uncharacterized protein LOC111912855, which translates into the protein MNKPKKTTRNQNHDDASSEKRVKTCGNGGWGHWSDLNHQLLFVVMMQLGFFDYLSFRGVCKSWRSFAISNKKPFMDSKQPMTLHVTWRSYKKPCYLEDFEGKKFKTILPRFAGGVCVGLTSGYLIFFARTSREFWLVNPITRHQLHFPDFPTEFNYPSELDVKGILVFSRSLHRWVFLVIRKFWSKIWFSVAGEGDWDSACFTDLSFTDLRAFKGMIYTLNFNRSSNSHELHELRLNPEPELTLVETKNSLKSPRFHEMEVVSSGENFYVMDCLRPKDNPNDIYRFQELDFDEMKWVTREKTVGENASFLSNLKHGVAVTSLFWGSGGQCLLLGHNAGDKLKLMVAERPNSFTTHMWYFPHECLNIDRVDD